A genomic stretch from Microbacterium proteolyticum includes:
- a CDS encoding dihydrolipoamide acetyltransferase family protein — translation MIEHFLLPDLGEGLPEAEIVQWHVAEGDAVALNQTIAEVETAKAIVEIPSPYAGTVQGLHAAAGEVVAVGSPLVSFAVEGADAGTPAARAPEPSGERVPESAVQTPADDASARATPNLVGYGAAPSSGSRPRRRARRTVPPTLDGDHAVRVAAPHDVLHAGAVEPPPERPRSTPPVRKLAKDLGVDLTLVAAAHPGETVTRAHVEGFAGHHVRPAAPTSPVPPREGGFSSDTPSSASAVLPAAPAPGDPRVTRTPVRGVRKHTAAAMVRSAFTAPHATTFLTLDVTATTELLASLSRDRALDGHRIGVLALVAKAVCLALGRTPALNAAWDDAAGEIVEHHFVNLGIAAATDRGLLVPVVPDADRLALVDLADAIAELAATARAGRTTPAAMTGGTFTITNVGVFGVDAGTPILTPGEAGILAVGAVRRTPWEHHGEIALRDVVTLSLSFDHRLVDGAEAARFLSDVAGVLREPGRAMLLR, via the coding sequence ATGATCGAGCACTTCCTCCTTCCCGATCTCGGTGAGGGACTTCCCGAGGCCGAGATCGTGCAGTGGCACGTCGCCGAGGGCGACGCGGTCGCGCTCAACCAGACGATCGCCGAGGTCGAGACGGCGAAGGCGATCGTGGAGATCCCCTCGCCCTACGCGGGGACCGTGCAGGGGCTGCACGCCGCGGCGGGCGAGGTGGTGGCCGTCGGCTCGCCGCTGGTGTCGTTCGCGGTGGAGGGGGCGGATGCCGGGACCCCGGCCGCGAGAGCGCCGGAGCCGTCCGGCGAGCGGGTTCCGGAGAGCGCGGTCCAGACCCCGGCCGACGACGCGTCCGCGCGCGCGACGCCGAACCTCGTCGGATACGGGGCGGCGCCGTCGTCGGGCAGCAGGCCGCGGCGGCGCGCCCGCCGAACGGTGCCCCCGACCCTCGACGGCGATCATGCCGTGCGCGTCGCGGCACCCCATGACGTGCTCCACGCCGGCGCGGTCGAGCCGCCGCCCGAGCGTCCCCGGTCCACGCCGCCGGTGCGGAAGCTCGCGAAGGATCTCGGTGTCGACCTTACGCTCGTCGCCGCCGCGCACCCCGGCGAGACCGTGACGCGCGCGCATGTCGAGGGCTTCGCCGGGCACCACGTGCGCCCCGCCGCGCCGACGTCGCCGGTGCCCCCGCGGGAGGGCGGGTTCTCTTCTGACACCCCGTCTTCCGCCTCGGCGGTCCTCCCGGCTGCTCCCGCCCCCGGCGATCCTCGCGTCACCCGCACGCCCGTCCGCGGCGTCCGAAAGCACACGGCGGCGGCCATGGTGCGCAGCGCCTTCACCGCGCCGCACGCGACGACCTTCCTCACGCTGGACGTGACCGCGACGACCGAGCTGCTGGCATCCCTCTCTCGGGACCGGGCACTCGACGGACACCGGATCGGGGTGCTCGCGCTCGTCGCGAAGGCGGTGTGCCTGGCCCTCGGGCGCACCCCGGCCCTGAACGCGGCGTGGGACGACGCCGCCGGCGAGATCGTCGAACACCACTTCGTCAACCTCGGCATCGCCGCCGCGACCGATCGCGGGCTCCTCGTGCCGGTGGTCCCGGATGCGGACCGCCTCGCGCTCGTCGATCTCGCCGATGCGATCGCGGAGCTGGCGGCGACCGCCCGGGCCGGACGCACGACACCCGCCGCGATGACCGGCGGCACGTTCACGATCACCAACGTGGGCGTCTTCGGAGTGGATGCCGGAACCCCGATCCTCACGCCCGGTGAGGCCGGGATCCTCGCCGTCGGCGCCGTCCGACGCACCCCGTGGGAGCATCACGGCGAGATCGCGCTGCGCGACGTGGTCACGCTCAGCCTCTCGTTCGACCATCGGTTGGTCGACGGGGCGGAGGCGGCGCGGTTTCTGAGCGACGTCGCCGGTGTGCTGCGTGAACCGGGGAGGGCGATGCTGCTGCGCTGA
- a CDS encoding TetR/AcrR family transcriptional regulator has protein sequence MTRPRDAAPAAVSNAHAVATARDATTRADGDAGTARGRAKAERRAALLAAAARLFAARGFDGVTLDDIGAAVGVSGPAVYRHVPGKQALLAAILVDVSERLLEGGRTVSATARSTPSDPDVPGLVSAGTAGGPAPAASPVLSALVDFHVAFALAEADVIRVQDRDLDRLSAADRRAVRDRQNDYVAVWTDALADAFPGAETPAERRVRALACFALINSTPHSLRGVPAARVRSTLTRMALAALTA, from the coding sequence ATGACAAGACCCCGCGACGCCGCCCCTGCCGCCGTGTCGAACGCCCACGCCGTCGCGACCGCCCGCGACGCGACGACGCGTGCCGACGGGGATGCCGGCACGGCCCGCGGACGCGCCAAAGCCGAGCGCCGCGCCGCGCTGCTCGCCGCCGCCGCACGCCTGTTCGCGGCGCGGGGCTTCGACGGTGTGACGCTCGACGACATCGGCGCCGCGGTCGGCGTGAGCGGGCCCGCCGTCTACCGCCACGTTCCCGGAAAGCAGGCGCTGCTCGCCGCGATCCTCGTCGACGTCAGCGAGCGGCTCCTGGAGGGCGGCCGGACGGTCAGCGCGACAGCGCGCTCGACGCCGTCCGATCCCGACGTGCCCGGGTTGGTCTCCGCCGGAACAGCCGGCGGTCCCGCCCCCGCGGCATCCCCCGTCCTGTCGGCCCTCGTCGACTTCCACGTCGCGTTCGCGCTCGCCGAGGCCGACGTCATCCGCGTGCAGGACCGCGACCTCGATCGCCTCTCCGCCGCCGACCGGCGCGCGGTCCGCGACCGGCAGAACGACTATGTCGCGGTCTGGACCGATGCGCTCGCCGATGCGTTCCCCGGCGCCGAGACCCCGGCCGAGCGACGGGTCAGGGCATTGGCGTGCTTCGCGCTGATCAACTCCACGCCGCACAGCCTCCGCGGCGTGCCGGCCGCCCGCGTGCGCTCCACGCTGACGCGCATGGCACTGGCCGCTCTGACGGCGTGA
- a CDS encoding carboxyl transferase domain-containing protein, whose protein sequence is MPDTGPTQRDLAAALRATLAATARGGSDAARERHTARGKLLARDRVDRLLDEGSPFLEVAPLAAHGLYGGEAPAAGVVAGIGLVHGRHVMVVANDATVKGGAYFPLTVKKHLRAQEIALENRLPCVYLVDSGGAYLPMQDEVFPDRDHFGRIFRNQAQLSARGIPQIAAVLGSCTAGGAYVPAMSDESVIVRNQGTVFLGGPPLVKAAIGEDVTAEQLGGGDLHARRSGVVDHLADDDEHALEIVRDIVRTLPPTPSAVWQVEPAREPARPPEDLYDIVPVDVTQPVDMRSIIDTLVDAGSLHEFKALHGDTVITTFARLHGHPVGVIANDGVLFSASALKAAHFIELADQRGIPLLFLQNITGFMVGRDAEAGGIAKDGAKMVTAVATTRVPKLTVIVGGSYGAGNYAMCGRAYDPRFLWTWPASRISVMGGAQAASVLSTVQRDQRAARGQEWTDAERQAFEHPIRARYDEQGDPYYATARLWDDGVIDPVDTRTMLGLALDVVSRLPLAERGFGLFRM, encoded by the coding sequence ATGCCCGACACCGGCCCCACGCAGCGCGACCTCGCCGCCGCCCTGCGCGCCACCCTCGCCGCTACGGCGCGCGGGGGATCGGATGCCGCGCGCGAGCGTCACACCGCCCGCGGCAAGCTCCTCGCCCGCGACCGCGTCGACCGGCTGCTCGACGAGGGCAGCCCCTTCCTGGAGGTCGCGCCCCTCGCCGCTCACGGCCTCTACGGCGGCGAGGCGCCGGCAGCAGGAGTCGTCGCGGGCATCGGCCTCGTGCACGGGCGTCACGTCATGGTCGTCGCCAACGACGCCACCGTGAAGGGCGGGGCGTACTTTCCGCTGACGGTGAAGAAGCACCTGCGCGCGCAGGAGATCGCGCTCGAGAACCGCCTGCCGTGCGTGTACCTCGTCGACTCGGGCGGGGCCTACCTGCCGATGCAGGACGAGGTGTTCCCCGACCGCGACCACTTCGGGCGCATCTTCCGCAATCAGGCGCAGCTGTCGGCGCGCGGCATCCCGCAGATCGCGGCGGTCCTGGGCTCGTGCACCGCGGGCGGGGCGTACGTGCCCGCCATGAGCGACGAGAGCGTCATCGTGCGGAACCAGGGCACGGTGTTCCTCGGCGGCCCGCCGCTCGTGAAAGCCGCGATCGGCGAAGACGTCACCGCCGAGCAGCTCGGCGGCGGTGACCTGCACGCCCGCCGCTCGGGCGTGGTCGACCATCTCGCCGACGACGACGAGCACGCGCTCGAGATCGTGCGCGACATCGTGCGCACCCTGCCGCCCACCCCGTCTGCGGTCTGGCAGGTCGAGCCGGCACGCGAGCCGGCGCGGCCGCCGGAAGACCTGTACGACATCGTTCCCGTCGACGTCACGCAGCCGGTCGACATGCGATCCATCATCGACACCCTCGTCGACGCCGGCTCCCTCCACGAGTTCAAGGCGCTCCACGGCGACACCGTCATCACGACGTTCGCGCGCCTGCACGGCCACCCCGTCGGCGTCATCGCCAACGACGGCGTGCTCTTCAGCGCGTCGGCGCTCAAGGCGGCGCACTTCATCGAGCTCGCCGATCAGCGCGGCATCCCGCTGCTGTTCCTGCAGAACATCACGGGCTTCATGGTGGGGCGGGATGCCGAGGCCGGCGGCATCGCGAAAGACGGCGCCAAGATGGTCACCGCGGTGGCCACCACCCGCGTTCCCAAGCTGACGGTCATCGTCGGCGGGTCCTACGGCGCCGGCAACTACGCGATGTGCGGGCGGGCGTACGACCCGCGGTTCCTGTGGACCTGGCCGGCGAGCCGCATCTCGGTCATGGGCGGCGCGCAAGCGGCATCCGTTCTCTCCACGGTCCAGCGCGACCAGCGCGCCGCGCGAGGGCAGGAGTGGACGGATGCCGAGCGGCAGGCGTTCGAGCACCCCATCCGCGCCCGCTACGACGAGCAGGGTGACCCGTACTACGCCACCGCCCGGCTGTGGGACGACGGCGTGATCGACCCCGTCGACACCCGCACGATGCTGGGCCTCGCGCTCGACGTCGTCAGCCGCCTGCCGCTGGCCGAGCGCGGCTTCGGGCTGTTCCGGATGTGA
- a CDS encoding ATP-binding protein, which translates to MAVDTLAPSPSPAAPRRGAERPFACVLVANRGEIARRVFRTLRRLGIRSVAVFTEADADAPHAREADHAVRVPSYLDVDAVVAAAMATGADAVHPGYGFLSENAAFARACAAAGVVFVGPGVEALEVMGDKIRAKAHVAAHGVPTVPGFSAAGLSDAEIAAEAARTGYPLLVKPSAGGGGKGMTIAAGPHDLADALATARRVARAAFGDDTLLLERLLERPRHIEVQVLADAHGTTLSLGERECTLQRRHQKVIEEAPSPAVDAALRARFGEAAVAAARSVGYLGAGTVEFLVAGDRLHEPFFIEMNTRLQVEHPVTEMVTGLDLVEQQLRVAAGFALDLPPVRLDGHAVEARVYAEAPSRGYLPATGTVGLWHPGPARVDSAVETGTVVSAHYDPLIAKVIAHGPDRATALARLDAALADTVVLGVDTNITDLRALLAEPAVRAGDLHTGLLDRRGTPDAPEPTPDALAAVAARVADAGTPASDSAWDRIGAWRAGGARAQRTVFLEDDAGRLHEAAPAPGEAVVVGGPAEFWVHADGGAHRLRVVSRRAAAERRRAAAGRAPGAVDPDLVAPLPGTVVAVHVADGDAVEEGSRLVTIEAMKMEHTVTAPHAGTVRVCVAAGSQVARDQVVATVTLAGEVPERVEGPGTRGVPESAASPVSATGEAEVPERVEGPGTRGVPASGASPVSATGARAEAFRSAGTPASAPSPKETLS; encoded by the coding sequence ATGGCGGTGGACACTCTCGCGCCCTCGCCTTCGCCGGCCGCACCCCGGCGCGGCGCCGAGCGCCCTTTCGCGTGCGTGCTCGTCGCCAACCGCGGCGAGATCGCGCGCCGGGTGTTCCGCACGCTGCGCCGGCTCGGCATCCGATCGGTCGCCGTATTCACCGAGGCGGATGCCGATGCCCCCCACGCTCGCGAGGCCGATCACGCTGTGCGGGTGCCCTCGTACCTCGATGTCGACGCGGTGGTCGCCGCCGCGATGGCGACGGGGGCGGATGCCGTGCACCCGGGCTACGGCTTCCTCAGCGAGAACGCCGCGTTCGCGCGCGCCTGCGCCGCCGCGGGGGTCGTGTTCGTGGGTCCGGGCGTCGAGGCGCTCGAGGTCATGGGCGACAAGATCCGCGCGAAGGCGCACGTCGCCGCGCACGGCGTGCCGACCGTGCCGGGGTTCTCGGCGGCCGGACTGTCTGACGCCGAGATCGCCGCCGAAGCCGCCCGCACCGGGTACCCCCTGCTCGTGAAGCCCTCGGCCGGGGGAGGGGGCAAGGGGATGACGATCGCCGCCGGACCCCACGACCTCGCCGACGCGCTCGCCACCGCGCGCCGCGTCGCCCGCGCGGCGTTCGGCGACGACACCCTGCTGCTCGAACGCCTGCTCGAGCGGCCCCGGCACATCGAGGTGCAGGTCCTGGCCGACGCGCACGGCACGACCCTGTCGCTCGGCGAGCGGGAGTGCACGCTGCAGCGTCGGCATCAGAAAGTCATCGAAGAGGCGCCGTCGCCCGCCGTCGACGCCGCCCTGCGGGCCCGATTCGGCGAGGCCGCCGTCGCCGCCGCCCGCAGCGTCGGTTACCTCGGTGCGGGGACCGTGGAGTTCCTCGTTGCGGGCGACCGGCTCCACGAGCCCTTCTTCATCGAGATGAACACCCGCCTGCAGGTCGAGCACCCCGTCACCGAGATGGTCACCGGCCTCGACCTGGTCGAGCAGCAGCTGCGCGTCGCCGCGGGCTTCGCGCTCGACCTCCCCCCGGTGCGCCTCGACGGCCACGCCGTGGAGGCGCGCGTCTACGCCGAAGCCCCGTCGCGCGGATACCTGCCCGCGACCGGAACGGTAGGCCTCTGGCATCCGGGACCCGCCCGCGTCGACAGCGCTGTCGAGACCGGCACCGTCGTCAGCGCCCATTACGACCCCCTGATCGCCAAGGTCATCGCGCACGGCCCCGACCGGGCGACCGCGCTCGCCCGCCTCGACGCCGCCCTCGCCGACACCGTCGTGCTCGGCGTCGACACGAACATCACCGACCTGCGGGCGCTCTTGGCTGAACCCGCCGTCCGGGCCGGCGACCTTCACACCGGGCTGCTCGACCGGCGGGGCACACCCGACGCGCCCGAGCCGACGCCCGACGCGCTCGCCGCGGTGGCGGCGCGGGTGGCGGATGCCGGGACCCCCGCGTCCGACTCCGCGTGGGACCGCATCGGGGCGTGGCGTGCCGGGGGAGCGCGGGCGCAGCGCACGGTGTTCCTCGAGGATGACGCGGGCCGACTGCACGAGGCCGCGCCGGCGCCGGGCGAGGCTGTCGTGGTCGGGGGTCCCGCGGAGTTCTGGGTGCACGCCGACGGGGGAGCGCACCGGCTGCGTGTCGTGTCCCGTCGAGCGGCCGCCGAGCGGCGCCGTGCCGCCGCGGGCCGCGCGCCCGGCGCCGTCGACCCCGACCTCGTCGCGCCCCTTCCCGGAACCGTCGTGGCCGTTCACGTCGCCGACGGCGACGCCGTCGAGGAGGGATCCCGGCTCGTCACGATCGAGGCGATGAAGATGGAGCACACCGTGACCGCTCCCCACGCCGGCACGGTGCGTGTGTGCGTCGCCGCCGGATCGCAGGTCGCGCGCGACCAGGTCGTCGCGACGGTGACGCTGGCAGGCGAGGTCCCGGAGCGTGTCGAAGGGCCCGGTACCCGTGGTGTTCCCGAGTCTGCGGCTTCGCCGGTTTCAGCCACCGGCGAGGCAGAGGTCCCTGAGCGTGTCGAAGGGCCCGGTACCCGTGGTGTTCCCGCGTCGGGGGCTTCGCCGGTTTCAGCCACCGGCGCACGCGCCGAAGCCTTCCGTTCCGCCGGCACCCCGGCATCCGCCCCATCCCCCAAGGAGACCCTCTCGTGA
- a CDS encoding acyl-CoA dehydrogenase family protein produces MSIDSQQAFTDDERELSAMVREFADDVIAPRSYEADRAHELPLDIVEQMGEIGLFGLPFPEEVGGQGGDYASLCVAIEGVARVDQSLAITLEAGVGLGAMPLYRYGTDAQKEKYLPDLVAGRALAGFGLTEAEAGSDAGATRTTARRDGEEWVIDGSKQFITNSGTAITRFVTVTAVTGRTGERPEISALIVPNGTPGFTVGPAYDKVGWNASDTHPLTLDGVRVPADSLLGERGQGLKNFLRTLDEGRVAIAALATGAAEGCLEAAVDYARSRTVFGERLSTRQSIQFLLARMHARVHTARLAWVHAARLCDAGKPFAVDAAVAKMTASDAAMANARDATQVFGGNGFINEYAVARHYRDSKILEIGEGTTEVQLMVISRALGLTGTVAA; encoded by the coding sequence GTGAGCATCGACAGCCAGCAGGCCTTCACCGACGACGAGCGCGAACTGAGCGCCATGGTGCGCGAGTTCGCCGACGACGTGATCGCACCGCGCTCCTACGAGGCCGACCGCGCGCACGAGCTCCCCCTCGACATCGTCGAGCAGATGGGCGAGATCGGCCTGTTCGGCCTGCCGTTCCCCGAAGAGGTGGGCGGGCAGGGCGGTGACTACGCCAGCCTCTGCGTGGCGATCGAGGGGGTCGCGCGCGTCGACCAGTCGCTCGCCATCACCCTCGAAGCCGGAGTGGGCCTGGGCGCCATGCCGCTGTACCGCTACGGCACCGACGCGCAGAAGGAGAAGTACCTGCCCGACCTCGTCGCCGGGCGGGCGCTCGCCGGGTTCGGCCTGACCGAGGCCGAGGCCGGCAGCGACGCGGGAGCCACGCGCACGACAGCGCGGCGGGATGGCGAGGAGTGGGTGATCGACGGGTCGAAGCAGTTCATCACCAACTCCGGCACGGCCATCACCCGTTTCGTCACGGTCACCGCGGTCACGGGTCGCACGGGCGAGCGCCCCGAGATCTCCGCCCTCATCGTGCCCAACGGCACGCCCGGGTTCACCGTCGGTCCCGCGTACGACAAGGTCGGCTGGAACGCCTCCGACACCCACCCCCTCACCCTCGACGGCGTCCGCGTCCCCGCCGACAGCCTGCTCGGCGAACGCGGGCAGGGCCTGAAGAACTTCCTCCGCACGCTCGACGAGGGTCGCGTCGCCATCGCCGCCCTCGCCACGGGAGCTGCCGAGGGCTGTCTCGAAGCCGCCGTCGACTACGCACGCAGCCGCACGGTGTTCGGCGAGCGCCTGTCGACGCGCCAGAGCATCCAGTTCCTGCTCGCCCGCATGCACGCCCGGGTGCACACGGCGCGACTGGCGTGGGTGCACGCGGCCCGCCTGTGCGATGCCGGCAAGCCCTTCGCGGTGGATGCCGCCGTCGCCAAGATGACGGCGAGCGACGCGGCCATGGCCAATGCCCGCGATGCGACGCAGGTGTTCGGCGGCAACGGCTTCATCAACGAGTACGCCGTCGCGCGGCACTACCGCGACTCCAAGATCCTCGAGATCGGCGAGGGCACCACCGAGGTGCAGCTCATGGTGATCTCGCGCGCGCTGGGACTCACGGGTACCGTTGCCGCATGA
- a CDS encoding MaoC family dehydratase, with translation MIEQRGLFLEEFVVGERYAHRPGRTVTDADNVLFTTLTMNTQALHLDAAYSATQPFGRPLVNSMWTLSTLVGLSVAQLTQSTLVAQLGLTDVSFPAPLFVGDTLTAESEVMSVRPSASRPGQGVVVLAHTGRSQNDEVVATATRTVLVWAREAAA, from the coding sequence ATGATCGAGCAGCGCGGCCTGTTTCTGGAGGAGTTCGTCGTCGGCGAGCGCTACGCGCACCGGCCCGGACGCACCGTCACCGACGCCGACAACGTGCTGTTCACGACCCTCACGATGAACACGCAGGCCCTGCACCTGGATGCCGCATACTCGGCGACGCAGCCGTTCGGACGTCCGCTCGTCAACTCGATGTGGACCCTCTCCACCCTCGTGGGCCTGAGCGTCGCCCAGCTCACCCAGAGCACCCTCGTCGCACAGCTCGGTCTGACCGACGTGAGCTTCCCGGCCCCGCTGTTCGTCGGCGACACCCTCACGGCCGAGAGCGAGGTGATGTCGGTGCGGCCCTCGGCATCCCGTCCGGGGCAGGGGGTCGTCGTGCTCGCGCACACGGGCCGGTCGCAGAACGACGAGGTCGTGGCGACCGCGACGCGCACGGTGCTGGTGTGGGCGCGAGAGGCCGCGGCGTGA
- a CDS encoding HpcH/HpaI aldolase/citrate lyase family protein: MSGAHPDSCAGTRAFALGPALLFVPGNRPERLAKALDRADAAILDLEDAVAGHAKTVAREAMIAADPDPDRVIVRVNGPQTPNFTRDLAALRRTRIRTVMVAKAEDPASLAPLEGYDVIALCETARGVANAEHLAALPQVAALMWGAEDLVASLGGTSSRFASGTYRDVARLARARVLLAAGAFGKRAIDAVHVDIDDLDGLASEAQDAAASGFVASACIHPGQVATIRAAYAPTAEQLRWARGVLAQAEEGAFRYEGRMIDEPILRHARSLVARASAS; encoded by the coding sequence GTGAGCGGGGCGCACCCCGATTCGTGCGCCGGAACACGCGCCTTCGCCCTCGGTCCTGCGCTGCTGTTCGTGCCCGGCAACCGACCCGAACGCCTCGCGAAGGCTCTCGATCGGGCGGATGCCGCCATCCTCGACCTCGAAGACGCCGTCGCCGGGCACGCCAAGACCGTCGCGCGCGAGGCGATGATCGCCGCCGATCCCGACCCCGACCGTGTCATCGTGCGCGTGAACGGACCGCAGACGCCGAACTTCACGCGCGATCTCGCAGCACTGCGCCGAACCCGCATCCGTACGGTGATGGTCGCCAAGGCCGAGGACCCGGCATCCCTCGCCCCGCTGGAGGGGTACGACGTGATCGCGCTGTGCGAAACCGCGCGAGGTGTGGCGAATGCCGAGCACCTCGCGGCGCTGCCGCAGGTCGCCGCCCTCATGTGGGGCGCCGAAGACCTCGTCGCGAGCCTCGGGGGCACCTCCAGCCGGTTCGCCAGCGGAACATACCGCGATGTCGCCCGCCTCGCGCGGGCCCGGGTGCTGCTGGCTGCCGGGGCTTTCGGCAAGCGCGCGATCGACGCGGTGCACGTCGACATCGACGACCTCGACGGCCTGGCGTCAGAGGCTCAGGATGCCGCCGCCTCGGGGTTCGTGGCGAGCGCGTGCATCCACCCGGGACAGGTAGCGACGATCCGCGCCGCCTACGCCCCGACGGCCGAGCAGCTGCGGTGGGCGCGCGGAGTGCTCGCGCAGGCCGAGGAGGGCGCGTTCCGCTACGAGGGGCGCATGATCGACGAGCCGATCCTGCGCCACGCGCGGTCGCTGGTGGCCCGGGCTTCGGCATCCTGA
- a CDS encoding histidine phosphatase family protein, whose protein sequence is MTILTLVRHGETDWNSGGRIQGSTDIPLNDTGRAQAREVAETLASEYAGREVVVVSSDLSRAAETADVIAAALGTTVSRRMPGLQERSYGDAEGMDAPTFYETYGPWHAADVPGAEAWPVVRERALAAIAEVVAETPDDVDVIAVAHGALIREVIMFATDGEFPRQGERLPNCSVTTFRLDGDAWEMLAYAGVVS, encoded by the coding sequence GTGACGATCCTCACCCTCGTACGCCACGGTGAGACCGACTGGAACTCCGGCGGTCGCATCCAGGGCTCGACCGACATCCCCCTCAACGACACCGGCCGCGCGCAAGCGCGTGAGGTCGCAGAGACCCTGGCTTCGGAGTACGCGGGGCGTGAGGTCGTCGTCGTCTCGAGCGACCTGTCTCGCGCCGCCGAGACCGCCGACGTCATCGCCGCAGCCTTGGGCACCACCGTCAGCCGTCGGATGCCGGGGCTGCAGGAGCGCTCGTACGGCGACGCCGAGGGGATGGACGCCCCGACCTTCTACGAGACGTACGGACCGTGGCACGCCGCCGACGTCCCGGGCGCCGAGGCGTGGCCGGTCGTGCGCGAGCGCGCGCTCGCTGCGATCGCCGAGGTCGTGGCCGAGACGCCCGACGACGTCGACGTGATCGCCGTGGCTCACGGCGCGCTGATCCGCGAGGTCATCATGTTCGCCACCGACGGGGAGTTCCCCCGCCAGGGCGAGCGTCTGCCGAACTGCTCGGTGACGACGTTCCGTCTCGACGGCGACGCCTGGGAGATGCTCGCGTACGCGGGCGTCGTGAGCTGA
- a CDS encoding Sir2 family NAD-dependent protein deacetylase — MIDTTKDAGFSASIDRAVEVLAGRRIAVLTGAGVSTDSGIPDYRGKGAPTRTPMTAQQFLASAEARRRYWVGSHLGWKVFAAAEPNDGHRALADLEAAGVANGVVTQNVDGLHVRAGSGRVVELHGTMRRVGCLQCGQVFDRRDLAERVEADNPWITLPENVELGPDGDVTPASADGFVVPSCSVCGGTLKPDVVFFGEYIPVEKFREAEQLVHTSGALVVAGSSLVVNSGIRLVERARRKRLPVVIINRGETRADQRATVKIDGGTTDALRALAQRLPGLL; from the coding sequence ATGATCGACACGACGAAGGATGCCGGGTTCTCGGCATCCATCGATCGGGCTGTCGAGGTGCTCGCGGGCCGTCGCATCGCCGTGCTCACCGGGGCAGGCGTTTCGACCGATTCGGGCATCCCCGACTACCGCGGCAAGGGTGCTCCCACGCGCACGCCGATGACCGCGCAGCAGTTCCTCGCCAGCGCCGAGGCGCGCCGCCGCTACTGGGTGGGCAGTCATCTCGGGTGGAAGGTCTTTGCTGCGGCCGAGCCGAACGACGGTCACCGTGCCCTCGCCGACCTCGAGGCCGCGGGGGTCGCCAACGGCGTCGTCACGCAGAACGTCGACGGTCTGCACGTGCGCGCCGGCAGCGGGCGCGTCGTCGAGCTGCACGGAACGATGCGCCGGGTGGGGTGCCTGCAGTGCGGCCAGGTCTTCGACCGCCGCGACCTCGCCGAGCGCGTCGAGGCCGATAACCCCTGGATCACGCTGCCCGAGAACGTGGAGCTGGGCCCGGACGGCGATGTGACCCCGGCCTCGGCTGACGGCTTCGTCGTTCCGTCGTGCTCGGTGTGCGGCGGGACCCTCAAGCCCGACGTCGTGTTCTTCGGCGAGTACATCCCGGTCGAGAAGTTCCGCGAGGCGGAACAGCTCGTCCACACCAGTGGCGCGCTCGTCGTGGCGGGGTCGTCGCTCGTCGTGAACTCGGGCATCCGGCTGGTCGAGCGCGCGCGACGCAAGCGCCTGCCGGTCGTCATCATCAACCGCGGCGAGACACGGGCCGATCAGCGCGCGACGGTCAAGATCGACGGCGGCACGACCGACGCGCTGCGGGCGCTGGCGCAGCGGCTCCCCGGACTGCTCTGA
- a CDS encoding TrmH family RNA methyltransferase — MPVIPLDSADDPRLADYRDLTDVSLRRVSEPAGGLYIAESSKVLDRALRAGHRPRSVLVQEKFLADALALVGEDAEVYVVPAEIAEQVTGYTVHRGLLASMHRPALASVAEVVKDARLVVVLEDIVDHTNIGAAFRSAAALGADAVLVTPRCADPLYRRSVRVSMGTVFQVPWTRLPEWSDAAPLLHDAGLHLAALALSDDAVTLDAFSAAGHERVALLMGAEGDGLSRHALAAADTVVTIPMAGGVDSLNVAAASAVALWELGRGRR; from the coding sequence ATGCCCGTCATCCCCCTCGACTCCGCTGACGACCCGCGCCTCGCCGACTACCGCGACCTGACCGACGTGTCGCTGCGACGGGTGAGCGAGCCCGCGGGCGGGCTCTACATCGCTGAGTCGTCGAAGGTGCTCGACCGGGCGCTCCGTGCCGGGCACCGCCCTCGGTCGGTGCTCGTGCAGGAGAAGTTCCTCGCCGACGCGCTCGCGCTCGTGGGTGAGGATGCGGAGGTGTACGTGGTCCCGGCCGAGATCGCCGAGCAGGTCACCGGGTACACCGTGCACCGGGGGCTGCTGGCATCCATGCATCGCCCCGCCTTGGCATCCGTCGCCGAGGTCGTGAAAGACGCCCGGCTCGTCGTGGTGCTCGAAGACATCGTCGACCACACCAACATCGGCGCCGCCTTCCGCTCGGCAGCGGCCCTCGGAGCGGATGCCGTGCTCGTGACGCCCCGGTGCGCCGACCCGCTGTACCGGCGAAGCGTGCGCGTGAGCATGGGCACCGTCTTCCAGGTGCCGTGGACGCGGCTGCCGGAGTGGTCGGACGCCGCGCCGCTCCTGCACGACGCGGGGCTGCACCTCGCGGCGCTCGCGCTGTCGGACGACGCGGTCACGCTCGACGCGTTCTCGGCCGCGGGTCATGAGCGCGTCGCGCTGCTGATGGGAGCCGAGGGCGACGGGCTGAGCCGCCACGCGCTCGCCGCGGCTGACACGGTCGTCACGATCCCGATGGCCGGGGGAGTGGACTCCCTCAACGTCGCCGCGGCGAGCGCGGTCGCGCTGTGGGAGCTGGGGCGCGGGCGGCGCTGA